The Candidatus Liberimonas magnetica genome window below encodes:
- a CDS encoding DUF86 domain-containing protein — protein MLKNIKNDLVYLLNILESIEKIYIYTKYCKSADELYRRNDQLNFNAALTLLTQIGENVNKISDELKKKHKINWAEIKAFRNRITHEYTGIDIFVVFGIIKKDLKLLEKKLCKIVKEQLNKNIFDKAEINAANDSEYYKHINFESFL, from the coding sequence ATGTTGAAAAACATTAAAAACGATCTGGTCTATTTATTAAACATATTAGAATCGATAGAGAAGATATATATTTACACAAAATATTGCAAAAGTGCCGATGAGCTATATAGAAGAAATGATCAATTAAATTTTAATGCTGCCTTAACATTGCTTACTCAGATTGGCGAAAATGTTAATAAAATAAGCGATGAACTTAAAAAAAAGCATAAAATAAATTGGGCTGAAATAAAAGCTTTCAGAAACCGCATAACTCACGAATATACAGGAATTGATATTTTTGTAGTCTTTGGCATTATTAAAAAAGATCTAAAATTACTAGAAAAGAAACTTTGTAAAATAGTAAAGGAACAACTTAACAAAAATATTTTCGATAAAGCTGAAATTAATGCTGCTAATGATTCAGAGTATTATAAGCATATCAATTTCGAAAGTTTTTTATAG
- a CDS encoding nucleotidyltransferase domain-containing protein, whose amino-acid sequence MKLNFNIFKSLITEKHILNKYHLRRIGIFGSFIKAKKAKDIDVLIEDSINYKNALSLKEELEKITNKKIDMVIEKYANPIILYRARKEAIYVEKH is encoded by the coding sequence ATGAAATTAAACTTTAATATATTCAAATCTTTAATAACAGAAAAACACATTCTAAATAAGTATCATCTAAGAAGAATTGGCATTTTTGGTTCGTTTATTAAAGCAAAAAAAGCAAAAGATATTGATGTATTAATTGAAGATAGTATTAACTACAAAAATGCATTGTCCCTTAAAGAAGAACTTGAAAAAATTACGAATAAAAAAATTGATATGGTAATAGAAAAATATGCAAACCCAATAATTTTATACCGTGCAAGAAAAGAAGCTATTTATGTTGAAAAACATTAA